The sequence below is a genomic window from Gossypium hirsutum isolate 1008001.06 chromosome A11, Gossypium_hirsutum_v2.1, whole genome shotgun sequence.
TCAAGTAGAGCTCATTTATATCCAAGAATCAACTTACTTCCTAAGGCAAAGAACTTGGAAAGATCCTAGGAAAATACAACCTGATCTAGGTTCTTCATATTGAGATCATATTTTATGATGACAAAAAGCAAATAGCTGGTTACCTAATCATAGAAATGACGCAAGTATCTGCGCATGCATGCCTGCAGTCTCGAATTAAAGTACTATTCTAGGGCTCTTTTTGATCATGAATAATTCTATCAAAGTGTCAACGGCTAACTAACTAATAAACGAACCATGCCACTCCAAGATAAACATTTTTCAACTAGCAGATAGATAGCTTCGACAAAAGATAGACACTAACAAAGCAATCATAAGTACTCAACTATCTAAATATGAGCagacaaaaagaataaaaataactttGATTCAATCCAAAAGGAATACAAGTCTAGTTAACAAAAATATATTAGACACAGCAGTGCAAATGATAGGGAAAGTGTGTCAATGCAACATTACCGTAATTCCTAGCTTTGAATATCTTCAGCTCTCAACTTCTCGATTACATTTGCCATCGAACAACAGAATCTTGCTTCAAATGCTAGGGAACTAACCACTCCCTCAATAGATTTGAGTTCTTCACAGAACTTGGGCTGCAACATCAGTGAAGAGAAGTTCTCATCCACGACAAACCCGAGACATTTCACAACATCTTCGACCTTGGGAACCCAATCACAGGCCTTTAAGCCTAAAGCAGAAGATGCCTTTGGACATGGAATGGCTTGAGGAAACCTCTCATACTTTTTCAACCATTTCCCCAAGTATCGAATCAAATTCATCAACTCTTTACCGACTAATTTACCAAGCAAAGACGACAATATCACCTCATCGACATTGTTCGAAGATAACAAATAATGCAAACAAAGCTCAGGATCTGAAAACCCATCGTATGCAACCATAAGCAAAATCGAAGCCTCCTTGGCTAAACGTGATTTCTTTCCAAGTTTGGCCTTTTCAATAGCCAGCAAAGCTTGACTCTCCCACTCCTTCCTCACATTAACCATACTAACATTACTATCTTTAGGTGGACATAGAAAATATTTCAATATGCAAAGCAACTCAACCGAACCCAAATTTCGAGCATGTTTAACGCAAAGACAAAGCAAATCCGACCGCTTCTTGGCAGCAATATTTACAACCAAATTGGGATAACACGAATGTTCAACAAGGCCATTAAAAATCAACACCTCTAACAATTCCCAAATTTCCAAACTAATACAAGCTTCCAAAACCAAACTTAAAACATCTCTACCAATCAAAAACCCAACTTTCTCAAGCAAAACAGAAGTATACCCAGTATCATTTGTATCAACCCCAATAATAATTCCACCTTTCTCCCTAATTTTCTCTAGAAATGGATTCAATATTCCAATAAACTCTTCTTTATTAAAGTTATGGATGTCTTTGAGCTTTCTGTTTAACTTTGTATAAAACTTTTTGCTCAAGTCAATGAGTTTAGCATCGGTTTGAGAGATTCCCCATCCAGTAAGGGGATTAACAAGCGATGTGGGATTGGTGTTTTCAACTTCAGGCTTTAAgttaaagaaaatatcatctgtGTTTAGAACAATGGGGTGGTCTGCTTGAGAAGTATGTGGCTCGGTACTAGCCGAAGCCTTTGTTATTACATCAAGCAAGGTCATCGTAAAAGCAAAGAAACAATCCCTCGAAacaaacaatgaaaaaaaataaagaatcacCAACAAAAGCCACCCAAGAGGCAATTAGAAAAAGGCCGCTTAAAAAGAAGTAAAACAAAAAATCTACCTTGAAGGGATTCCCTTGTGAAGAAAATGAAAGACCCGAGTTTGAGCTTGACGAAGGCCCTCGAATCAAATGAGAAGAGAGACTGAGAGGGAAAGCAGGGTTTGGAAAGAAAACATAGGGTATTAGTCGGTAGGGTTTTGGTGAAAATAGTACAGTGAAGCGACAAATAGCCAATAGGggctaaaaagaaagaaatggtttTTTAGTTGGGTTGGGTCCGATAGGTTTTCAAGTTTATAGTGGCCCATATTCTATGGctgattattttaaaattttaattattaaggttaaaatatatataaaataatataaaaaataaatacggaTAAGCCAGGCTcgaattttaacttttttttttgttggatttagacaaaattttagaccTATTTTTTTAGGCAAACCTAAGATTTTGGTTAGGTTTAGCCCAACCATGGACACCTCTAGATAGGAGTGTGCCAATTAGTTTAGTGCTTCACTTGAAACTTGTTTTAGTAGGTCGAAGGAGAAATTTGTGCTGCCCTATGAAGTACCAAATTGAGATTAATATCATtcttaatccttattccaaggcATTTCAAATGCCTTTTTCATTTGTAGcttaaaattatgaattaaactTTCACAACTAccaatttcattattattaatgttatcaTCACCTAATTGAggaaattaataatcaaattctaAGACGTGAAATCATTTTGTTTCAGTGGGTACTAAAACTAAATTTGTTACAAGTGAGTAGTGACATAAATCTATTATTATTGTTGtcgttgattttaatttttatgttgtcTATGTGAGAATTGACAAATATGTGGAcctaaaagtgtaatttttcgtTTAATTTTTTTCCCCGAAATGGGTTGTTTGGTGTTTACGTTAACCAAgtgttaaataattgaaaaaattagaCCCACTAAATGCTAATAAATGTATGTTAGTTAGTTAATTCAAAATAAGACGAATGTTAGTTAAGGATCCCACACATCAAAAAGTCATAAATCAAAACTTGTCATTTGGTAATATGGTTggtatttgatagaaattttttgGACaagacaattttatcaaaatataaaatgttatcCCTATAGTAGTAGTTAATTGCCGACAATAAGGATATagatggaaaaaaataaaacattaatcgGACATAAAAGGGTGAAACGTCGACTTCCACTTTGATGGTTTGGTGATGGATTTGGTAATTTTATACCGTGACTTACCGAATCACATAAATTTACTGTGTTACCTTACATGGCGTGGGTCAAAAGAAATGGGCAAATTCATAGTTGGTCACTTAACTTTCATATGTTTTCATTTTTGGCactgaaaatagaaaatttacaaattaagcaTTAATGTTAACAGCTGTTTTCATTTTAGTTAACCAActttattaagttttaattttggtcattcatttactttttaaaaattaattttatcttttttctataaaaaattttgagattttatagGAAATTAAGTTATTCAACTATGAGagatgaaattcaaatttttctcTATAACTCAATTTTGTATAAAACAATGAAATTTTcctataaaaaaa
It includes:
- the LOC107912147 gene encoding uncharacterized protein; the encoded protein is MTLLDVITKASASTEPHTSQADHPIVLNTDDIFFNLKPEVENTNPTSLVNPLTGWGISQTDAKLIDLSKKFYTKLNRKLKDIHNFNKEEFIGILNPFLEKIREKGGIIIGVDTNDTGYTSVLLEKVGFLIGRDVLSLVLEACISLEIWELLEVLIFNGLVEHSCYPNLVVNIAAKKRSDLLCLCVKHARNLGSVELLCILKYFLCPPKDSNVSMVNVRKEWESQALLAIEKAKLGKKSRLAKEASILLMVAYDGFSDPELCLHYLLSSNNVDEVILSSLLGKLVGKELMNLIRYLGKWLKKYERFPQAIPCPKASSALGLKACDWVPKVEDVVKCLGFVVDENFSSLMLQPKFCEELKSIEGVVSSLAFEARFCCSMANVIEKLRAEDIQS